The following is a genomic window from Marinococcus sp. PL1-022.
AAAAATAATCCAGGAAGATGGTGTCCAGGTGCTTGAAACGCACAATGATGCTGTACTTTTATTTATGGGAGCCGGAGACATTCAAAAGTTTCAGAGAGCCTATGAAGCTCACCTTGAATCCTCCAAACAATAAAATTAAAAGAACGGGAAGCGAAAGCTTTCCGTTCTTTTGATGTTAATATCAAAGAAGATTTGAACAGTCATCAAATTGATTGTTTTTTCATCCAGAATGCATACTTTTTATGGGAAAAGGGAACAGAGGAACAGAAAGGTCCTCTATGAAGAATGGAGTTTCAAACCAAACAAATAGTGGTAAAATGGCGACAGGAGGTGTATGGTAATATGGCTATTTTAGGGTACATAAGCGCGCTAATCGCAGCGATCGCTTTTGCCGTTCTAATTATTTTCCTCGTGAAAACGCTGAAAACAGCGACTACGATGATGGAGCGCGTAGGTAATACCATGGAACAAGTAGAGCAGCAGGTACAGGGCATTACCAGAGAATCAGAGGCTATGCTTAATCGTTCTAATACTATTATGGAAGATGTGCAGACCAAAACAGAGAGTATTAATGGTTTTGTAGGATCGCTGCAAAATGTTGGGGAATCGGTGGATAACGTTAACCACTCATTCCGTCGTGTAGCAGATTCCGTTTCCAATTATTCTTCAAAACAATCAGAGCAGGTCACCCAGGTAATTCAGTGGGGGAATGCCTTTATTGATTTGTATGCCCGCTGGAAAAAACGGACAAAATAAAAGGGGACGATAAAGAATGGCTTCGTACAACACAAAAGACTTTATTATTGGCACGATTATAGGAAGTATTGTAGGAGCGTCTACAGCACTGCTCCTCACTCCAAAGTCCGGACAGGAATGGCGCCAGGATCTTTCTGAAGGCACCCAGTCAGTAAAGCAGAAATCAAGCGGTCTAACCTCTGAAGCTTACGAAAAAGGCAGTGAATGGGCAAATCGCGCTAAAGATAAGTCCAGCGAATTGGCTAAAAATGTTTCTGCACAGTCTTCTCATTTATATGAGCGGGTGAAAGGAAGCCCGGGCGAAGACGAAGAAAAGTCTGCGGAAGAGCTGGCAAAAGAACTTAATGAACGTATTGATGAAAGTGAAGAAGAAGCAGCAGAAGATGTAAAAAAAGAAGTACGCGATCTGCATAAAGATTCGACGGAAAACAACAGCAATAATACGTAAAATTTAAGGCCGCTGTGTCAGACGCAGCGGTTTTTAATATGTTTTTCCGGTGGAATATAGATGGAAAGCTTATTTTAAAGGCAAAAATACTTTAACACTTAAAAGCGTTTAAGAAATAAAGAAAAAAGGGCTGACAGAACAGAATTCTTCGTTTATAATGGGGCGTAATCGAAAAGATAAGTAATTGACTGAAGGAGTGGAGAGCATGAGTAACGAACAGTTAGATGCCTTGAGAGAACAATTGGATGACGTGAACGTACAGCTGCTGGAACTGATCAATGAACGTGGGCGGCTTGTCCGGGAAATCGGGGACGTAAAAAGCAAGTCCGGACAGAAACGATTCGACCCGGTACGTGAG
Proteins encoded in this region:
- a CDS encoding DUF948 domain-containing protein yields the protein MAILGYISALIAAIAFAVLIIFLVKTLKTATTMMERVGNTMEQVEQQVQGITRESEAMLNRSNTIMEDVQTKTESINGFVGSLQNVGESVDNVNHSFRRVADSVSNYSSKQSEQVTQVIQWGNAFIDLYARWKKRTK
- a CDS encoding YtxH domain-containing protein, translated to MASYNTKDFIIGTIIGSIVGASTALLLTPKSGQEWRQDLSEGTQSVKQKSSGLTSEAYEKGSEWANRAKDKSSELAKNVSAQSSHLYERVKGSPGEDEEKSAEELAKELNERIDESEEEAAEDVKKEVRDLHKDSTENNSNNT